The sequence CCCATCTCGGAGGACAACTACCTGGAATGGGAGGCGCTCGTGCCAGGGCCCGACGGCACCCCTTTTGAAGGTGGCGTATTCTCGGCTCGACTCAGCTTTCCTGCCTCGTACCCGCTTGAGCCAccgacgatgcgcttcgagcCACCCATCTTCCACCCCAACGTTTACGCCGACGGTCTCGTATGCATCTCGATTCTGCACGCTCCTGGAGACGACCCAAACATGTACGAATCTTCATCTGAACGCTGGTCGCCTGTTCAATCCATCGAAAAAATCTTGCTCTCCGTCCTCAGCATGCTTGCCGAACCAAATGTTGAGAGCGGCGCTAACATTGATGCATGCGTAAGTAGCATGGCACGCAATCCTAACCTGGACACCACTCGACGAGCAAATCACTGACCCCGCTTCGACTTGCCCGTCGCTTTGCCTCGACAGAAAATGTACAGAGATAACCGAGAAGCGTACGAGAAGATCATCCGTGATTCCGTcaaggagcagctcggACTCTAACCTTGAAATTTCCATCTTCAATACGTTACATCCCACGCAATGACACACGCCTCCTACTCGCA comes from Mycosarcoma maydis chromosome 1, whole genome shotgun sequence and encodes:
- a CDS encoding putative E2 ubiquitin-conjugating protein UBC7 encodes the protein MFNSRASSSAAIKRLTIEYKQLSTDPNTLFPAVGPISEDNYLEWEALVPGPDGTPFEGGVFSARLSFPASYPLEPPTMRFEPPIFHPNVYADGLVCISILHAPGDDPNMYESSSERWSPVQSIEKILLSVLSMLAEPNVESGANIDACKMYRDNREAYEKIIRDSVKEQLGL